A single region of the Desulfobaccales bacterium genome encodes:
- a CDS encoding group 1 truncated hemoglobin encodes MLKTRSFVRTLILTSFLAALLGVGSAQAAEAKPAKSLYDRLGGVYPISVVVDTFIDLLYANDVLNANPAIKAARERVPIAGLKYHLTALVCQQTGGPCKYTGRGMKESHAHLNISEKEWQAMLADFRRAMNNYGVPAKEQEELVTIVESTKKDIVVRK; translated from the coding sequence ATGCTCAAAACACGGTCATTTGTAAGGACATTAATACTTACGAGCTTTTTGGCTGCACTACTTGGGGTGGGTTCCGCCCAAGCCGCCGAGGCGAAGCCGGCCAAATCCCTCTACGACAGGCTAGGAGGGGTCTATCCGATCTCTGTTGTGGTGGACACATTCATCGATCTGCTGTACGCGAACGATGTGCTTAATGCCAACCCAGCTATCAAGGCAGCCCGAGAGCGTGTGCCAATCGCCGGCCTGAAATATCACCTGACCGCTTTGGTATGCCAGCAGACCGGTGGTCCATGCAAATACACAGGCCGAGGGATGAAGGAGTCCCATGCTCATCTCAATATCAGCGAGAAGGAGTGGCAGGCCATGCTGGCGGACTTCCGCCGAGCGATGAACAACTACGGGGTGCCCGCTAAGGAACAGGAGGAGTTGGTGACAATCGTCGAAAGCACCAAGAAGGATATCGTAGTCAGGAAGTAA
- a CDS encoding PD-(D/E)XK nuclease family protein has protein sequence MLSGSSQKTFSSGAALQDYVLAQAGPGTLTVVPHQRLAHQIWHRQRLGALQAHRAAWEPLALRTLQAWWSELFQRLWPQEALAPPLVRLALWRQALKAALLPSGSTSELSWAEALDETHILMCRYLLGPKMAGGDARPTDDSPLVAWRRHVTHIYSDLLRQENWLSPGDLPAYLMAALRAGKLELPGRVLVACLETPAPQEELWLQEVSRRAQVQYLQVRGDQNNVQEAVSLPDTQQELHWVAAQLVELAQGGAPLHRLAVTAMDMDTTYTPHLRRVLAEVLGPPEAESAWAYNFSRGPSLSEAPLFLAGLLPVQFLADRERREDLVSLLLSPYYGKVHIHGRPLARWDQLFREHRCDQGWDRLRKTVTRFMRTEAEAGVLARLDRVWNFLNMPAAPAKEWCLQLKAAWQELGFPRGLNGVDTEAWARLTDLLAEVENALNSEKIEAGEFIEWLKIGAHRVILSGPGIQTAGIQILGLLEMRGLDFSRVFCLGMNSGVLPAPPRSLPLLSAAEKRQVLGGTYQSQHHFAAGLFANLLGTASHLTFTRPKLVEQEERVSTPLYLGEWSEAEMAVLSSPHPAWLRSQAVRSAFEAAGSPLWPGYADHILSLALPGQISLSQISTALRCPCRFLLEHVLKVRELPEIEAGLDPRERGQLLHEVLALFASEFREVLEQERVWDHERAQGLLREAVHKVLAPLSFDLHWQAEADRWLGEAGLLWEWLRLERERFEAGWRWLDTEVGFQDLHCQDWPFALKGRIDRLDYHPEIDDLVVWDYKSGEIPKKQKVLEDLEEPQLPCYLLAVEQGRASVSQVAASLRAGFIGLKSPRSHHLKHEDFNATPEKWQAAAAAFVERVSALGRRLAAGDFRPDPNPTPAGKELGACNYCPYCLLCGFSQSIALEGGEDEQN, from the coding sequence ATGCTATCTGGGAGCTCTCAAAAAACTTTTTCTTCCGGCGCCGCCCTGCAAGACTACGTGCTGGCCCAGGCCGGTCCCGGCACCCTCACGGTGGTGCCGCACCAGCGTTTGGCGCACCAGATCTGGCACCGGCAACGACTTGGCGCGTTACAGGCACACCGCGCCGCCTGGGAACCCCTGGCCCTGCGCACTTTGCAGGCCTGGTGGTCTGAACTCTTTCAAAGACTCTGGCCCCAAGAAGCCCTGGCCCCGCCTTTGGTGCGCCTGGCCCTGTGGCGGCAGGCCCTCAAAGCCGCACTGCTCCCAAGCGGCTCCACCTCGGAGTTGTCCTGGGCCGAGGCCCTGGACGAAACCCATATCCTCATGTGCCGCTACTTGTTGGGGCCAAAGATGGCGGGCGGGGACGCCCGCCCTACGGATGATTCCCCTCTGGTGGCCTGGCGCCGCCACGTCACCCATATCTATAGCGACTTGCTGCGCCAGGAGAACTGGTTGAGCCCCGGGGATCTCCCGGCCTATCTCATGGCCGCGCTCAGGGCAGGCAAGCTCGAGCTCCCCGGCCGGGTCCTGGTGGCTTGCCTGGAAACCCCGGCCCCTCAGGAAGAGCTCTGGCTCCAGGAGGTCAGTCGCCGCGCCCAAGTGCAGTATCTTCAGGTGCGAGGCGATCAGAATAACGTCCAGGAGGCGGTGAGTCTCCCCGACACCCAGCAAGAGCTGCACTGGGTGGCGGCCCAACTGGTGGAACTGGCCCAAGGTGGTGCGCCGCTTCATCGCCTGGCGGTCACCGCCATGGACATGGACACCACTTACACTCCCCATCTGCGGCGGGTCCTGGCCGAAGTCCTGGGGCCGCCCGAAGCCGAGAGCGCCTGGGCCTACAACTTTTCCCGGGGCCCAAGCCTTTCGGAAGCCCCCCTCTTTCTGGCCGGGCTCCTGCCTGTGCAATTCCTGGCCGACCGGGAGCGCCGGGAAGACCTGGTCTCCCTGCTCCTGTCCCCCTACTATGGGAAGGTGCACATCCACGGCCGGCCGCTGGCCCGCTGGGATCAGCTCTTTCGGGAGCATAGGTGCGATCAGGGCTGGGACCGTCTGCGGAAGACGGTGACTCGGTTTATGCGCACAGAGGCCGAGGCCGGTGTCCTGGCACGTCTGGATCGGGTTTGGAATTTCCTGAACATGCCCGCGGCTCCGGCGAAGGAGTGGTGTCTTCAATTAAAGGCGGCCTGGCAGGAATTGGGCTTTCCCCGGGGTCTGAACGGTGTCGATACGGAGGCCTGGGCTCGCCTCACGGACCTGCTGGCCGAAGTGGAGAACGCCCTGAACTCAGAGAAAATTGAAGCCGGCGAGTTCATAGAGTGGCTCAAGATTGGGGCACACCGGGTAATTCTTTCGGGGCCGGGAATTCAGACCGCTGGGATTCAGATCTTGGGGCTCCTGGAGATGCGGGGGTTGGACTTTTCCCGGGTCTTCTGCCTGGGGATGAACTCAGGCGTCCTGCCGGCGCCGCCTCGGTCCCTGCCGTTGCTCTCCGCCGCCGAAAAGCGCCAGGTTCTGGGGGGGACGTACCAGAGCCAGCACCATTTTGCCGCGGGACTCTTTGCGAATCTTTTAGGGACCGCGTCTCACCTCACCTTCACCCGGCCTAAGCTGGTGGAACAGGAAGAGCGGGTGAGCACGCCGCTGTATCTGGGGGAGTGGTCCGAAGCCGAGATGGCGGTCCTTTCCTCCCCGCATCCGGCCTGGCTACGGTCGCAGGCCGTCCGGTCGGCTTTTGAGGCTGCGGGGTCTCCGCTCTGGCCGGGATATGCGGACCACATCCTATCCCTTGCTTTGCCCGGCCAAATCTCCCTGAGCCAGATCAGTACCGCCCTGAGATGCCCATGCCGCTTCTTGTTGGAGCATGTGCTAAAGGTCAGGGAACTGCCGGAAATCGAGGCAGGACTTGACCCCCGGGAACGGGGCCAATTGTTGCATGAGGTGCTGGCCCTCTTTGCCTCGGAGTTCAGGGAGGTCCTCGAACAGGAAAGGGTTTGGGACCACGAGCGGGCCCAGGGATTGCTCAGGGAAGCCGTCCATAAGGTGCTGGCCCCTTTGAGCTTCGATCTTCACTGGCAGGCGGAGGCCGACCGCTGGCTGGGGGAGGCCGGCCTGCTCTGGGAATGGCTGCGTTTGGAAAGGGAACGGTTCGAAGCGGGCTGGCGCTGGCTGGACACGGAAGTGGGATTCCAGGACCTTCACTGTCAGGACTGGCCCTTTGCTCTGAAAGGCCGCATCGACCGCCTGGATTATCATCCGGAGATTGACGACCTCGTAGTCTGGGATTACAAGAGCGGTGAAATCCCGAAAAAGCAGAAGGTCTTGGAGGACCTGGAAGAACCCCAACTGCCCTGTTATCTCCTGGCCGTGGAGCAAGGCCGGGCGTCGGTGAGCCAGGTGGCGGCGAGTCTTCGGGCCGGATTCATCGGCCTCAAATCGCCCCGGTCCCATCATTTGAAGCACGAAGATTTTAACGCCACTCCGGAAAAGTGGCAGGCCGCAGCTGCAGCCTTTGTTGAGCGGGTGTCGGCCCTGGGCCGACGTCTGGCCGCAGGTGATTTCCGTCCCGACCCCAACCCGACCCCGGCGGGAAAGGAATTGGGGGCCTGTAATTATTGCCCCTACTGTCTCCTTTGCGGTTTCAGCCAGTCCATTGCCTTGGAGGGCGGGGAAGATGAGCAAAATTGA
- the ftsH gene encoding ATP-dependent zinc metalloprotease FtsH has protein sequence MAANPPSTPSRTIIWYVLGMLVLLLIVQYYSVAKQSVEISYSEFRHLVETNGVDDLAISTDTITGSLLPKGIEDLAKERKKPDLPQTLEKKFEKKPPAFATVRMADPDLVKLLEKNSIKYRAIQENTWLSSLISWVLPFALLIGIWMYFFRKIGSGTGGLMTVGKSKAKVYVQDETKVTFQDVAGVEEAEEELKEIIEFLQNPAKFQVLGGNLPKGVLLVGPPGTGKTLLARAVAGEAGVPFMSLSGSDFVEMFVGVGAARVRDLFATAQEKAPCIIFIDELDAIGKARGFSPMGGPEERENTLNQMLSEMDGFDTRKGVIIMAATNRPEILDPALIRPGRFDRHILVDRPSLKGREDILKIHTRTIKVSPDVDLHTLAARTPGMVGSDLANIVNEAALLAARKNKTAVEMDDFEEAIDRVVAGLEKRNRVMNPKEKEIVAYHETGHALVAEALPTTDKVHRVSIIPRGIGALGYTMQLPTEDRYLMTKTELEDRMAVMMGGRVAEELTFNEISTGAQNDLYRATDIARSMIREYGMSEKLGPITFERERRPLFLEAMMPPGSKDYSETTAQEIDQEVAALVNRAHQRAREVLENERPILEKAAKILLEKEVLEGEELREILNNAKVQEQPA, from the coding sequence ATGGCCGCAAACCCGCCTTCCACCCCAAGCCGCACAATCATCTGGTATGTGCTGGGCATGCTGGTGCTGCTGCTGATAGTCCAATATTACAGCGTCGCCAAGCAGTCGGTGGAGATCAGTTACAGTGAATTTCGCCATCTGGTGGAAACCAATGGGGTCGATGATCTGGCCATCAGCACCGATACCATTACTGGCAGCCTGCTCCCCAAAGGTATCGAAGACCTGGCGAAGGAGAGGAAAAAACCCGACCTGCCCCAGACCCTGGAAAAAAAGTTCGAGAAGAAACCCCCGGCCTTCGCCACCGTCAGGATGGCAGACCCTGACTTGGTGAAGCTCTTGGAAAAGAACAGCATTAAGTACCGAGCCATCCAGGAAAATACCTGGCTCAGTTCCCTCATTTCCTGGGTGCTGCCCTTCGCGCTGTTAATCGGCATCTGGATGTATTTTTTCCGGAAGATCGGCAGCGGCACTGGCGGCCTCATGACTGTGGGCAAGAGCAAGGCCAAGGTTTACGTCCAGGACGAAACCAAGGTCACTTTCCAGGATGTGGCCGGCGTGGAAGAAGCCGAAGAGGAACTGAAGGAAATCATTGAATTTTTACAAAATCCCGCCAAATTCCAAGTCTTGGGCGGGAACCTGCCCAAGGGCGTTCTGTTGGTGGGTCCCCCAGGAACCGGGAAAACCCTATTAGCCCGGGCTGTGGCCGGAGAGGCCGGCGTGCCTTTTATGAGCCTGTCCGGCTCCGATTTTGTGGAAATGTTCGTGGGGGTGGGCGCGGCCCGGGTGCGGGATCTCTTTGCCACGGCCCAGGAAAAGGCGCCATGCATTATCTTCATCGACGAACTGGATGCTATCGGTAAGGCTCGGGGCTTTTCTCCCATGGGAGGCCCGGAAGAACGGGAAAATACGTTGAACCAGATGCTGTCCGAAATGGACGGGTTCGACACCCGCAAAGGTGTGATCATCATGGCCGCCACCAACCGGCCCGAGATTTTAGACCCTGCTCTGATCCGGCCCGGGCGCTTTGACCGCCACATCCTGGTAGATCGGCCCTCGCTGAAGGGCCGGGAAGATATTTTGAAGATTCACACCCGGACCATCAAGGTTTCCCCGGATGTCGACCTCCATACCCTGGCAGCTCGCACGCCCGGTATGGTAGGCTCCGATTTGGCCAACATCGTCAATGAAGCGGCTCTGCTGGCGGCCCGGAAAAACAAGACTGCCGTGGAGATGGACGACTTCGAAGAGGCCATCGACCGGGTGGTGGCGGGGCTGGAGAAACGCAACCGGGTCATGAATCCCAAAGAAAAGGAGATTGTGGCCTATCACGAGACCGGGCATGCCCTGGTGGCCGAAGCTCTGCCCACCACCGACAAAGTGCACCGGGTCTCCATCATTCCCCGGGGTATCGGCGCGCTGGGGTATACCATGCAACTGCCCACCGAAGACCGCTATTTGATGACCAAAACCGAACTGGAAGACCGCATGGCCGTGATGATGGGAGGCCGGGTGGCGGAAGAGTTGACCTTCAACGAGATTTCCACGGGAGCCCAGAACGATCTGTACCGGGCCACGGATATCGCTCGCTCCATGATTCGGGAGTATGGCATGAGCGAAAAACTCGGTCCCATCACCTTTGAGCGGGAAAGGCGCCCCCTGTTCCTGGAAGCCATGATGCCCCCCGGTTCCAAGGATTACAGCGAAACCACGGCCCAGGAGATCGACCAAGAGGTGGCGGCGCTGGTGAACCGGGCCCATCAGCGGGCCAGGGAAGTCTTGGAAAATGAGCGCCCTATCCTGGAGAAGGCCGCTAAAATCCTCCTGGAAAAGGAGGTTCTGGAAGGCGAGGAATTACGGGAGATTTTGAATAACGCCAAGGTTCAGGAGCAGCCTGCTTGA
- the ruvB gene encoding Holliday junction branch migration DNA helicase RuvB, translated as MTQEERIVNPRLQADDLGLEAGLRPQTLADFVGQEELRRNLEIALAAALARGEAVDHILVHGPPGLGKTTLAYIIAHEMGGGIKTTSGPVVERAGDLAALLTNLAPKDVLFIDEIHRLPTVVEEILYPAMEDFRLDLIIGQGPGARSLKLELPHFTLVGATTRAGLLTPALRDRFGLMLRVDFYRVEELVQITLRAAQVLGIEIDADGAQEISRRSRGTPRIANRLLKRVRDYAQVKSDGRINREMADAALTLLDVDQLGFDRMDRQILLTILENYDGGPVGLGTLAAALCEEEDTLEDVYEPYLMQCGFLQRTPRGRMATNRAAEYFAKLPRRGSHPTLFDR; from the coding sequence ATGACCCAGGAAGAACGCATCGTCAATCCCCGGCTCCAGGCGGATGATCTGGGGCTGGAGGCGGGGCTGCGGCCCCAGACTCTGGCCGACTTCGTGGGCCAGGAGGAACTGCGGCGCAACCTGGAGATCGCCCTGGCCGCAGCCCTGGCCCGGGGCGAGGCGGTGGACCACATCCTGGTGCACGGCCCACCGGGGCTGGGAAAGACCACCCTGGCTTACATCATCGCCCACGAGATGGGCGGCGGCATCAAGACCACGTCGGGACCGGTGGTGGAGCGGGCCGGGGACCTGGCGGCCCTGCTCACCAATCTGGCCCCCAAAGACGTTCTGTTTATCGACGAAATCCACCGCCTGCCCACCGTAGTTGAGGAAATCCTCTATCCGGCCATGGAAGACTTCCGTCTGGACCTCATTATCGGCCAAGGGCCCGGGGCCCGTTCCCTGAAGCTGGAGTTGCCCCATTTCACCCTGGTGGGGGCCACCACCAGGGCTGGCCTGCTCACCCCGGCCCTGCGGGACCGCTTCGGCCTGATGCTCCGGGTGGATTTTTACCGGGTGGAAGAGCTGGTCCAAATCACCCTGCGGGCCGCCCAGGTGCTGGGTATAGAGATCGATGCCGATGGGGCGCAAGAGATCTCCCGGCGCTCCCGAGGCACGCCCCGTATTGCCAACCGGCTCTTGAAACGGGTGCGGGATTACGCCCAGGTTAAGAGCGACGGCCGCATCAACCGGGAAATGGCGGATGCCGCTCTCACCCTGCTGGATGTGGACCAACTGGGGTTTGACCGCATGGACCGCCAGATTCTCCTCACCATCCTGGAGAATTATGACGGTGGTCCGGTGGGGCTGGGCACCCTGGCCGCGGCCCTGTGTGAAGAAGAAGACACCCTGGAAGACGTTTATGAACCCTACCTGATGCAGTGCGGCTTCTTGCAGCGCACCCCCCGGGGCCGCATGGCCACCAACCGGGCCGCGGAGTATTTCGCCAAGCTGCCCCGGAGAGGGTCTCACCCCACCTTATTTGACCGCTAA
- a CDS encoding DUF202 domain-containing protein yields the protein MAEATEPKKTGRLGNLQIHMANERTFLAWIRTSIGIMAFGFVVEKFALFIDKIAYFLGKDHFPEVPPHSSLGYSSIFGIILVAMGALMGALSFVRYKKVEREIDDDTYQPSLLLDIMVTMGMLAIGIFLVLYMIHSI from the coding sequence ATGGCAGAAGCAACGGAACCTAAAAAAACCGGAAGACTTGGGAATCTCCAGATTCACATGGCCAATGAAAGGACCTTTCTCGCCTGGATCAGAACCAGTATTGGCATTATGGCGTTTGGTTTTGTGGTCGAAAAGTTTGCCTTATTTATCGATAAGATAGCCTATTTCTTGGGGAAGGACCATTTTCCTGAAGTTCCGCCTCATTCCTCCTTAGGATATTCCTCAATTTTTGGCATAATCTTGGTGGCAATGGGTGCGTTGATGGGCGCATTATCATTTGTGAGATATAAAAAAGTCGAACGAGAAATCGACGACGATACCTATCAACCCTCATTACTGCTTGACATAATGGTGACTATGGGAATGCTGGCAATTGGGATCTTCCTGGTTCTTTATATGATCCACAGTATTTAA
- a CDS encoding ABC transporter ATP-binding protein translates to MQFAISAQGIGKAFRTGFWKPPKQVLQEIDLQVASGAIFGVLGPNGAGKTTLISILATLLLPDTGQAQVLGLDVVKDAARLKERINLAASGAHFLWCMTVEDNLRFYGRLYGLGGRALMNKVESLLDLFGLAEYRTTTFERLSTGLKQRLALAKALINDPELLFLDEPTSGLDQEMAQHIREEILRLNRETGVTMLLSTHNLREAEMLCTEVAFLKQGRLVTGGRIPELQRRLGLGDHLSLRFKDSPAPLDYGRLPGVLNHRVEDSRVELVLDRADDRLPVILEAIFQTGKKLAQMKVKPVDLEEIYREITH, encoded by the coding sequence ATGCAATTCGCAATATCCGCACAGGGCATCGGCAAGGCCTTCCGCACCGGTTTTTGGAAGCCGCCCAAACAGGTGCTCCAGGAGATTGACCTTCAGGTCGCCTCCGGGGCCATCTTTGGGGTATTAGGCCCCAACGGCGCGGGAAAGACCACCCTGATTTCCATCCTGGCCACCCTGCTCCTGCCGGATACCGGCCAGGCGCAAGTCTTGGGTCTGGATGTGGTTAAGGATGCCGCGCGGCTCAAGGAACGCATCAACCTGGCGGCCAGCGGGGCTCATTTCCTCTGGTGCATGACGGTGGAGGACAATCTGAGGTTCTACGGCCGCCTCTATGGACTGGGAGGCCGGGCCTTGATGAACAAGGTGGAAAGCCTCCTGGACCTGTTCGGGCTGGCGGAATACCGCACCACCACCTTTGAGCGCCTCTCCACCGGCCTCAAGCAGCGTCTTGCCCTGGCCAAGGCCCTGATCAACGACCCCGAATTGCTCTTCCTGGATGAACCTACCTCCGGCCTGGACCAGGAGATGGCGCAGCATATCCGGGAGGAAATTCTCCGCCTCAACCGGGAGACCGGGGTCACTATGCTCCTGAGCACCCACAATTTGCGGGAAGCCGAGATGCTCTGCACCGAAGTGGCCTTTTTGAAGCAAGGCCGGCTGGTGACCGGAGGCCGCATCCCGGAGTTGCAAAGGCGCCTGGGACTTGGAGACCACCTGAGCCTGCGGTTTAAGGATTCCCCCGCGCCCTTAGATTATGGCCGGCTCCCCGGGGTACTGAATCACCGCGTAGAGGACTCCCGGGTGGAACTGGTCCTGGACCGGGCGGACGACCGGCTGCCCGTCATCCTGGAAGCCATATTCCAGACCGGCAAGAAACTGGCCCAAATGAAGGTCAAGCCCGTGGACCTGGAAGAAATTTATCGTGAGATTACGCATTAA
- a CDS encoding ABC transporter permease, whose translation MRLRINLYKIWGFSVRSSLVNRRNVFAMLEMLFWPLIGIFSVGLLTRFLNLEAETVSFILIGAVTMNTVQIAQLDLSYALLYSVWSKSLKHEFIAPVRLSHILIGSGLVGLIRGFLVFAVMGLLSVYFFDMDLTRPGLDGLLWFLLGMFLNAAIIGALVLALVLRFGQRAEVAAWAFSYLMLLLCGLYYPISVLPESVQVLAQFIPLTYFLDYFRHFYGFPAASPHPLLYGFGQSVIYLFLSYGLVSLTLRSAYKRGTLLRLSD comes from the coding sequence GTGAGATTACGCATTAACCTTTATAAAATCTGGGGTTTCAGCGTCCGCAGTTCGTTGGTGAACCGGCGCAATGTTTTTGCCATGCTTGAGATGCTCTTCTGGCCGCTCATCGGCATCTTTTCCGTGGGTTTGCTGACCCGGTTTCTCAACCTAGAGGCCGAAACGGTCTCCTTTATCCTCATCGGCGCGGTGACCATGAACACCGTCCAGATCGCCCAACTGGACCTGTCTTACGCCTTGTTGTATTCCGTCTGGTCCAAGAGCCTGAAACATGAATTCATTGCGCCGGTGCGCCTGTCTCATATCCTTATCGGTTCGGGTCTGGTGGGGTTGATCCGGGGTTTTCTGGTCTTTGCGGTTATGGGATTATTAAGCGTCTATTTTTTCGACATGGACCTGACGCGGCCGGGCCTGGACGGCTTGCTGTGGTTCCTTTTGGGCATGTTCCTCAACGCCGCCATCATCGGGGCGCTGGTCCTGGCGCTGGTGCTGCGCTTTGGCCAGCGGGCCGAAGTCGCGGCATGGGCCTTTTCTTACCTCATGCTGCTGTTGTGTGGCCTCTATTATCCCATCAGCGTGCTGCCCGAGAGTGTTCAGGTCCTGGCGCAATTCATTCCTCTGACCTATTTTCTCGATTATTTCCGCCACTTCTATGGCTTCCCCGCGGCCTCTCCCCACCCCCTGCTTTACGGTTTCGGCCAAAGTGTGATATACCTTTTCCTCAGTTACGGCCTGGTTTCTCTGACCTTGCGCTCCGCCTACAAACGGGGCACCTTGCTGCGCTTGTCGGATTAA
- the murI gene encoding glutamate racemase: MIGVFDSGFGGLVVLREFLKVLPDYDYLYLGDNARIPYGTRSDRVVIRFTEQAVDYLFRQGCRLIVLACHTASARALRRIQQVFLPAHYPGLRVLGVLIPTVEEAVARTRVKRIGVIATEGTVISQSFELELKKLDPEVSVVQQACPLLVPIIESGEQDWEGTTLILRRYLAPFKDRVDTLILGCTHYSILKDQIRAILGNGHDLICSGQVTAAKLVDYLKRHPDMESRLSRGGNRRYLTTDLTPRFAQLASLFMGHPLSSEVVEL; encoded by the coding sequence ATGATCGGCGTCTTTGATTCAGGCTTCGGCGGGCTGGTGGTCTTGCGGGAATTCTTGAAGGTCCTGCCGGATTATGACTATCTTTACCTGGGGGACAATGCCCGCATCCCTTACGGCACCCGGTCCGACCGCGTGGTGATCCGTTTCACCGAACAGGCGGTGGATTATCTCTTCCGGCAGGGCTGCCGCCTCATCGTCCTGGCCTGCCACACCGCTTCAGCCCGGGCCTTGCGCCGCATCCAGCAGGTCTTTCTGCCGGCTCATTACCCCGGCCTCCGGGTCCTGGGGGTGTTGATCCCCACGGTGGAGGAGGCTGTGGCCCGCACCCGGGTAAAGCGCATCGGAGTCATCGCCACCGAAGGCACGGTGATCTCTCAGTCCTTTGAATTGGAGCTGAAAAAGCTGGACCCGGAAGTTTCGGTCGTGCAGCAGGCCTGTCCGCTCCTGGTCCCCATCATCGAGTCCGGGGAGCAGGACTGGGAAGGCACCACCCTGATCCTGCGCCGCTACCTGGCCCCCTTTAAAGACCGGGTGGACACCCTCATCCTGGGCTGCACCCACTACTCCATCCTCAAAGACCAGATTCGAGCCATCCTGGGCAACGGCCACGACCTGATCTGCTCCGGCCAGGTAACTGCGGCCAAGCTGGTAGATTACCTCAAGCGCCATCCCGATATGGAGAGCCGCCTGAGCCGGGGCGGAAACCGCCGTTACCTCACCACCGACCTTACCCCGCGTTTTGCGCAGTTGGCCAGCCTGTTTATGGGCCACCCTCTGAGTTCTGAAGTCGTGGAATTATAA
- a CDS encoding GNAT family N-acetyltransferase, which yields MIRPLQHDEIDAALAIINQAAQKYKGVIPADCWQEPYMPEEELRAEIAAGVDFSGYEGEEGLLGVMGRQDLGEVTLIRHAYVSPGAQRRGLGARLLTHLMDHIPGPILVGTWAAAWWAIRFYEKHGFKLVTPVTKDRLLRTYWTISPRQVETSVVLADPKWLALRSSPC from the coding sequence ATGATCCGGCCGCTTCAGCACGACGAAATTGACGCCGCCCTGGCGATCATCAACCAGGCTGCCCAGAAATATAAAGGGGTAATCCCGGCGGATTGCTGGCAGGAGCCCTACATGCCCGAAGAGGAACTGCGGGCCGAGATCGCCGCGGGGGTTGACTTTTCCGGCTACGAGGGCGAAGAGGGCCTTTTAGGGGTGATGGGGCGCCAGGACTTGGGGGAAGTGACCCTCATCCGCCACGCCTATGTATCCCCCGGGGCCCAACGCCGGGGGCTGGGGGCGCGCCTGTTGACCCATCTTATGGATCATATCCCGGGACCGATCCTGGTGGGCACCTGGGCCGCGGCCTGGTGGGCCATCCGCTTCTATGAAAAGCATGGCTTTAAGCTGGTCACGCCCGTGACCAAGGACCGTCTGCTCCGCACCTATTGGACCATCTCGCCCCGTCAGGTGGAAACCTCGGTAGTCCTGGCGGACCCCAAGTGGCTCGCCTTACGATCTTCTCCCTGTTAA
- a CDS encoding zinc-ribbon domain-containing protein, whose protein sequence is MFGIDFETLIILVILAFILFGPEKLPEYAATLGRFVAKMRQAGSEVTRQYSNPFQYPPEPTLPPPQESTCPNCQQKVGLGFTFCPKCGQRLKEKHYPPAAQESTCPYCQKKMALESTFCPECGHRLKEDHYPPPPQQPQAS, encoded by the coding sequence ATGTTTGGGATTGACTTCGAGACGCTGATCATCCTCGTAATTCTGGCGTTTATCCTCTTTGGCCCTGAAAAACTGCCCGAGTACGCTGCAACCCTGGGCAGGTTCGTGGCCAAGATGCGCCAGGCCGGTTCGGAGGTGACCCGCCAGTATTCCAATCCCTTCCAGTATCCCCCGGAGCCCACCCTGCCGCCACCCCAAGAGTCCACCTGTCCGAACTGCCAGCAAAAAGTGGGCCTGGGGTTTACTTTCTGCCCCAAATGCGGCCAGCGCCTCAAAGAAAAACACTATCCGCCGGCGGCCCAGGAGTCCACCTGTCCATACTGCCAGAAAAAAATGGCCCTTGAGTCCACCTTCTGCCCCGAATGTGGCCACCGCCTCAAAGAAGACCACTACCCCCCGCCACCGCAGCAGCCCCAAGCGTCCTGA
- the tatA gene encoding twin-arginine translocase TatA/TatE family subunit, producing the protein MFGYNITTLIIILAIALLLFGPRRLPELGDSIGKAIRSFKKAHEDPDSVASPIEIPPSNAAASKHFTCPQCQKDYTGDVKFCPNCGQPIAKV; encoded by the coding sequence ATGTTTGGTTACAATATCACCACGTTAATCATCATCCTGGCCATCGCCCTGTTGCTCTTCGGGCCCCGGCGCCTGCCGGAGCTGGGAGACAGTATTGGCAAGGCCATTCGGAGCTTTAAAAAGGCTCATGAAGACCCTGACAGCGTCGCGTCTCCGATTGAGATTCCCCCCAGCAATGCCGCTGCCTCCAAGCATTTCACCTGCCCCCAATGTCAAAAGGATTATACCGGGGACGTGAAATTCTGCCCTAATTGTGGACAGCCGATTGCGAAAGTCTGA